A region of Nerophis ophidion isolate RoL-2023_Sa linkage group LG28, RoL_Noph_v1.0, whole genome shotgun sequence DNA encodes the following proteins:
- the LOC133545436 gene encoding zinc finger protein OZF-like, whose translation MDPLSPHIKEEKVDPLTPHFKEKVVDPLSPYIKEEEMDPPTPHFKEEKEDPLTPHFTEESVDPLTPHIKDEEEDPLSPHIKEEEEEHSISQQGEHLEGLEEVDVTKMPVTGVPVKSEDDEVKGESEEKREAEPPSSSSTQHMTTEADGDHCGGSQADKLLAPLSDSEDTTSHSPDTDDEDSKDDKTCDTDNTHFKCSYCDKTFKYSGDLKRHMRIHTGEKPFSCSECGRDFRLKQMIKEHMRIHTGEKPFSCSICGKDFTQRSHLKVHMRIHTGEKPFSCSECGKHYTQRQNLKTHMTTHTGEKLFSCSNCGRNFTQRQNLKTHMTIHTGEKAFSCSICGKNFTQRQNLKTHMTIHTGEKAFSCSICGKKFTQRHDLKIHMRTHTGEKPFSCSICGKYFTQKPHLKTHMRIHTGEKPFSCSECGKSFVINRSLKVHKRTHTGEKLFICSVCGKSFIVRRQLKLHMIKHFGEKPYCC comes from the coding sequence atggatccactgagccctcacattaaggaggaaAAGGTGgatccactgacaccccattttaaagagaAAGTGGTGGATCCACTGAGTCCTTACATAAAGGAGGAAGAAATGGATCCACCtacaccccattttaaagaggaaaaggaggacccactgacaccccattttacaGAGGAATCggtggatccactgacccctcacattaaggacgaagaggaggacccactgagccctcacattaaagaggaagaggaagaacacagcatcagtcagcagggagagcatcttgaaggactggaggaggttgatgtcaccaagatgccagtgactggtgtccctgtgaagagtgaagatgatgaggtcaaaggtgaaagtgaggagaagagagaggcggagcctccaagcagcagctcaacacaacacatgacaacagaagctgatggagaccactgtggaggatcacaagcagacaagctcttagctccactatcagatagtgaggacacaacgtcacactctcctgacactgatgatgaagactctaaagatgataagacatgtgacactgacaacactcacttcaaatgttcttactgtgacaaaacttttaaatattctggtgatttgaaaagacacatgagaatacacactggagaaaaacccttttcatgctcagaatgtggtagagattttagactaaaacaaatgataaaagaacacatgagaatacacaccggagaaaaacctttttcatgttcaatctgcggtaaagattttactcaaaggtcacatttgaaagtacacatgagaatacacactggagaaaagcctttttcctgctcagaatgtggtaaacaTTATACACAAAGGCaaaatttgaaaacacacatgacaacacacactggagaaaaacttttttcatgttcaaactgtggtagaaattttactcaaaggcaaaatttgaaaacacacatgacaatacacactggagaaaaagctttttcatgttcaatctgtggtaaaaattttactcaaaggcaaaatttgaaaacacacatgacaatacacactggagaaaaagctttttcatgttcaatctgtggtaaaaaatTTACTCAAAGGCACGAtttaaaaatacacatgagaacacacactggagaaaagcctttttcatgttcaatctgcggtaaatattttactcaaaagccccatttaaaaacacacatgagaatacacactggagaaaaacctttttcctgctcagaatgtggtaaaagttttgtaataaatcgaagtttaaaagtacacaagagaacacacactggagaaaaactgtttatatgttcagtatgtggtaaaagttttatagTAAGACGACAATTAAAATTACATATGATAAAGCACtttggtgaaaaaccatactgcTGTTGa